CAGAACGACTTCCACGACGCGGCCAAGACGGCGGTGATCAACAAGCGCGCCGGTGGCATGGGGCTGATTTCCGGGCGCAAGGCGTTCCAGCGGCCCATGAGCGAGGGCGTCAAGCTGCTCAACATCATCCAGGACGTGTATATGGATAAGAGCATCACCGTGGCGTAGCCGAGTGTTTCCCGCCCAAGCCTTCGGCCTGGGCCCCCGACGAACCGATGCGGAATCTCCCAAGCGTCGCCCGTTGTGAGCGGGCGACGCTTTTCTTTTGAGGGCGGCCCCGCGTGCGACCCTGTCGAACTGGCGTCCATGCCTGGGCGTAATACCATGTATTACGAATGAACGCGTGATGTAGAGGTTCCGGAGGGTGACTTCATGATTCGTCCACAAGGGTTGCTGCGATGGTTCCCGGGTGCATTCCTGGTTCATGCGGTGGTGATTTCGATGGGAGCCGGCGCCGCGCCGGCCGATCCGTACCCCGTGTTCGTCAGCATTCCGCCGCAGAAGTTTTTCGTGGAGCGCATCGGCGGCGACCTGGTTCGCGTCGGCGTGCTCCTGCCACCGGGGCAATCGCCGCACACGTACGAACCCACGCCCAAACTCATCACCGAGCTCGGCCGGGCGAAGATCTACTTCCGGATCGGTGTGAACTTCGAGGACCGCGTGCTCCAGAAGGTCGCCTCGACGTTCCCGGATCTGGAGATCGTCGACACGCGCCGGGGAATCGATCTCGCCGAGCAGGAGCACGAATGCGATCACGAGGGCGATCATGACCACGATCACGGTGAGCTCGACCCGCACATCTGGCTGAGTCCCAGGCTGGCGAAAATCCAGGCGCGAACCATCTTCGAGGCGTTGGCGGCGGCCATGCCCGAGCACCGCGACGCACTCTCGCGGAATTTGGACGCGTTTCTGAAGGACCTGGGCGAGGTCGACGCCCGCATCGCGGCGGAGCTGGCGCCGCTCAAGGGAAAGGACTTTTTGGTCTACCACCCAGCGTACGGGTACTTTGCGCAGGCGTACGGCCTGCACCAGATCGCGATTGAATCCGGCGGGAAGCAACCCACGGCCAAGGCGCTGGCGGAGTTGATTCAGCGGGCGAAATCCGCGGGGGTGAAGCTGATCTTCGTGCAGCCGCAATTCGGCAAGCGGAACGCGGAGGCCGTGGCGGAGGCGATCGGCGGCGCGGTGATCGAGGTCGATCCGCTGAGCGGCGACTATCTGAACAACCTGCGGCACATCGCCGACGCGGTGAGGGAGGCGCTGGGCGGCGGGGATCGTGCGGCCGGTCACCCGTAAGCCGATCGCTCCTGTTCTGGGCACTGCCTGTCGTTTCGCGATGGGCACGGCACACTCCTCCTCTACTTAAAGAACGCGCAGGGGCGCTCAGTCGGATGGCGCATTTGGCGCGATCATGCCCATAGCGCCCGTTTTCGCAACATTTCTGATTTAATCGAACGCTCGATTGAATTTTTCAGTCAGGGTGCCGGACTTGATGTATGGCTTTTGTTTGGAATTGCTGCGTATTTGGCTGAAGAGTGCATCAACTCGCGGCGCTGGGAAACGGTCCCGACTGGGTGTCCCTGCTTGGCCACGAGGCGTGGCGATGGAACCTGGCTTCGGCTGAAATTTCGGGGGGCCGCACATTACTCAGGAACGAGGAGTATTTGGCCGCGGATTACCTGATCTCGCCTTCGGGCGACGATCGTCATCGTGATGGGACGGGCGGGTGCGGCGAGGTCCGTGGGTTTCAACAAGAGTGACAGTCCGGCGCGGCCGCCAATCGACTCTCTCGTGAACAGTCCGAATAATTTTGTGCGGGCAATTTGTGGGCTGGAGAAGTTTATCGTCAGCAGCCGCCAGCCACACTGAGCTTCGTCCACGAGGCAATCGACCGATTCCCAAACGGCCCTGTCTCGAGACAGGCATCGTATTTCGAGATCATCGCCGCTTTCAGTGACTGATTCGACGCGAAACGGCGAATCCATGTCGTTGGCTGAATAGTGGGTCATGCAGGCACCATCGCATAGGAGGCGCACACGCCGGGTGCCGTGCTCGTAGCACAGCGGAAGTCTACGGTTCCCGGGCACCATGGATAGGAGTGCCGCATTCCGGGCAGTAACCCGATTCGTTGCCCCGAAGATCATATTTGCACTTTCTGCATTCGATAATGTTCGGAAGTCTATTTTTCCGCCAGATCATTCTGGTCAGGAGACGCCCTATCAAGGGCATGACGAAACCAGAAACAGAGAACGCAACCAACACTTCGGTTTGCTTAAGGTCTCCACCCTGCCAAACCCAACAGATGGCAAACGTGGCGTATTGCGCAATCGTCAGAATTCCTCCGTGCTCGGCTCTTACAAACGTGCTACCGCAAGAGACTTCGATGACCACGACCAGGAACGCCGCCATTGGGTAGAAGAAAAATACCTCAAGCGCAAGCTCCAAGCCTGTGACGTAGAGTCCCCA
This region of Phycisphaerae bacterium genomic DNA includes:
- a CDS encoding zinc ABC transporter substrate-binding protein; the encoded protein is MIRPQGLLRWFPGAFLVHAVVISMGAGAAPADPYPVFVSIPPQKFFVERIGGDLVRVGVLLPPGQSPHTYEPTPKLITELGRAKIYFRIGVNFEDRVLQKVASTFPDLEIVDTRRGIDLAEQEHECDHEGDHDHDHGELDPHIWLSPRLAKIQARTIFEALAAAMPEHRDALSRNLDAFLKDLGEVDARIAAELAPLKGKDFLVYHPAYGYFAQAYGLHQIAIESGGKQPTAKALAELIQRAKSAGVKLIFVQPQFGKRNAEAVAEAIGGAVIEVDPLSGDYLNNLRHIADAVREALGGGDRAAGHP